In Caldisphaera lagunensis DSM 15908, a single genomic region encodes these proteins:
- a CDS encoding alcohol dehydrogenase catalytic domain-containing protein — translation MRAAVLKEFRKPFSIEEINVEPKEDEVIVNIKAVGVCGRDLVVWKGGFRNLKTPLVLGHEIFGEFNGKPVAVFPAKVGKECLKLSEGKENLCNDYSIIGEKEMGGYSEAIAIPKWNLIDLPDKDYEKYAASTCGVATIIHANNLAKLDKGSKVLVTGANGGVGIHAIQYLSNLYEVYAYVRSEEKAKQLKDLNVTPVTSFDFYKKFGKVDGVFEIVGSLTINESMLSLKKEGKLILIGNISGEPINLIRPAFIVMNEISIIGSAAYTKKEYEEAIKIISEGKVKPFYKAYNLSDINNAYNDIINGKIVGRAVLRI, via the coding sequence ATAAGGGCAGCTGTATTAAAAGAATTTAGGAAACCATTTTCTATAGAAGAAATTAATGTGGAGCCAAAAGAAGATGAGGTAATAGTTAATATAAAGGCTGTTGGGGTTTGTGGTAGAGATTTAGTTGTATGGAAGGGAGGGTTTAGGAACTTAAAAACACCCTTAGTTTTAGGTCATGAGATTTTTGGAGAATTTAATGGGAAACCTGTTGCAGTGTTTCCTGCTAAGGTAGGAAAAGAATGTCTAAAGCTAAGCGAGGGAAAAGAAAATTTATGTAATGATTATTCAATTATAGGAGAAAAGGAAATGGGAGGATATAGCGAAGCAATAGCAATACCTAAATGGAATCTCATAGATCTCCCAGATAAAGATTATGAAAAATATGCAGCATCTACATGCGGTGTAGCAACTATAATACATGCAAATAATTTGGCTAAATTGGATAAAGGCTCAAAGGTTTTAGTAACAGGTGCTAATGGAGGAGTTGGTATTCATGCTATTCAATATCTATCAAATTTATATGAAGTTTATGCTTATGTTAGAAGTGAAGAAAAAGCAAAACAACTAAAAGACTTAAATGTTACACCTGTAACTTCTTTTGATTTCTATAAGAAATTCGGAAAGGTAGATGGTGTATTTGAAATAGTAGGAAGCTTAACAATAAACGAGAGTATGTTATCATTAAAAAAGGAAGGAAAATTAATTTTAATAGGTAACATATCAGGGGAACCAATAAACTTGATTAGGCCAGCATTTATTGTTATGAATGAAATAAGCATTATAGGATCCGCAGCTTATACTAAAAAAGAATATGAAGAAGCTATAAAAATAATCTCTGAAGGTAAGGTTAAACCTTTTTATAAAGCCTATAACTTAAGTGATATTAATAATGCATATAATGATATTATTAATGGTAAAATAGTAGGGAGAGCAGTATTAAGAATTTAA
- a CDS encoding sulfite exporter TauE/SafE family protein gives MITIIQYALSIVSGVIVGFSLGLIGGGGSILAVPLLLYFVGLSSMPNAAHIALGTTALAVGLNAFANSYMHLRKRNVAVKTGGIFAGVGVVGSLIGTYLGHITPGSSLLLYFAIAMIVLGFYVGFGRNSAKAGTHEEIPRINEATKKCKKLTSRSLVFVGVFGFLVGLVSGYFGIGGGFLIVPALMFSSSLCISRAIGTSLISVGAFGLTSGLLYLYYGDTIVQISLLYLVGGLLGGYIGTSLAVKAPKSTLQKAYGAIIVLVGIYMIFKVAHLGL, from the coding sequence ATGATAACTATAATACAATATGCTTTATCAATAGTTTCAGGTGTTATTGTTGGATTTTCTCTTGGCTTAATAGGAGGGGGAGGCTCAATACTTGCTGTTCCTTTATTACTTTATTTTGTTGGATTAAGTAGCATGCCTAATGCTGCTCATATAGCATTGGGCACAACAGCTTTAGCGGTTGGATTAAACGCTTTCGCAAATTCATATATGCATTTGAGGAAGAGGAATGTTGCAGTTAAAACAGGGGGGATATTTGCTGGAGTTGGTGTTGTAGGATCATTAATTGGCACATATCTGGGTCATATTACTCCAGGGTCTAGCCTATTGTTATATTTTGCAATTGCGATGATAGTATTAGGATTTTATGTTGGATTTGGTAGAAATTCAGCAAAAGCAGGAACACATGAAGAAATACCTAGAATTAATGAAGCAACTAAAAAATGTAAAAAATTAACATCTAGATCATTAGTTTTTGTAGGCGTGTTTGGTTTCTTAGTTGGTTTGGTAAGTGGTTATTTTGGGATAGGAGGAGGGTTTTTAATAGTTCCAGCATTAATGTTTTCATCATCATTATGCATATCTAGAGCAATAGGTACATCTCTTATTAGTGTTGGTGCGTTTGGCTTAACTAGTGGACTTCTTTATTTATATTATGGTGATACCATAGTTCAAATATCATTGCTATATTTGGTAGGAGGTTTATTGGGAGGATATATAGGAACCTCACTAGCCGTTAAAGCACCAAAATCAACCTTACAGAAGGCTTATGGTGCTATAATAGTCTTAGTTGGTATTTACATGATATTTAAGGTTGCTCATTTAGGATTATGA
- a CDS encoding inositol-3-phosphate synthase: protein MPIRTVLLGAGPGAAYFSAGIERLKMGEIESYGIPFGNLFRSYRPEDIQIVGVFDVDNKKIGLDMYSLTTKLLNDENVPKTLKDIEILRGLHCKSLQGLPIDAMGLDDIIGDSNIAMNEFISLLDKLKPDVIVNIITTEKQIQVNNESEFIKLAKSCNGTASLAYAYAAAEYSRLHNRVSFINLTPPLLANSPGVVSYYEKVGGLIFGDDAATGATPLTADLLEHMAERNRKVNSVAQFNIGGNMDFLSLTEPERNKSKENTKGSIVNDILGYDAPHYIKPTGYLEPLGDRKFIAMHIEYISFGGFTDEIVVTGRINDKANLGGVMASVIPITKAYIDRGYKGTVSSINRFFMKKPGPLGTKNVSRIIAYNELMKELKALDII, encoded by the coding sequence TTGCCAATAAGAACAGTACTGTTAGGGGCTGGACCAGGAGCTGCTTACTTTTCAGCTGGTATAGAAAGATTGAAAATGGGTGAAATAGAAAGTTATGGTATACCCTTTGGAAATTTATTTAGATCCTATAGGCCTGAGGATATACAAATTGTTGGTGTTTTTGATGTAGATAATAAAAAAATTGGTTTAGATATGTATTCTTTAACAACCAAGCTATTAAATGATGAAAATGTTCCAAAAACGTTAAAAGATATTGAAATTTTGAGAGGATTGCATTGTAAGAGTTTACAAGGGCTACCAATTGATGCAATGGGTCTTGATGATATTATTGGTGATTCAAACATAGCAATGAATGAATTTATTTCTTTATTAGATAAGTTAAAGCCCGATGTTATTGTTAATATAATCACTACAGAAAAACAAATACAAGTTAATAATGAATCAGAATTTATAAAATTAGCTAAAAGTTGTAATGGAACAGCTTCTTTAGCATATGCTTATGCAGCTGCGGAATATAGCAGATTACATAACAGAGTTTCATTCATTAATTTAACCCCACCTTTATTAGCTAACTCTCCTGGGGTAGTTTCATATTATGAAAAGGTAGGGGGATTAATATTTGGAGATGATGCAGCAACAGGAGCAACACCTCTTACTGCAGATTTGCTAGAACATATGGCTGAAAGGAATAGAAAAGTTAATTCTGTTGCACAATTCAACATTGGAGGTAATATGGATTTCTTAAGTTTAACCGAGCCAGAAAGAAATAAATCAAAGGAAAACACTAAAGGAAGTATAGTTAACGATATATTGGGTTATGATGCCCCCCATTACATTAAACCTACAGGTTATTTAGAGCCCTTAGGGGATAGGAAGTTTATAGCAATGCATATAGAATACATAAGTTTTGGAGGGTTTACAGATGAAATAGTCGTTACAGGTAGAATTAATGATAAAGCTAATTTAGGAGGAGTTATGGCTTCGGTAATACCTATAACTAAAGCATATATTGATAGGGGGTACAAGGGAACAGTTTCTTCAATAAATAGGTTCTTTATGAAAAAACCCGGTCCTTTGGGAACAAAAAATGTATCAAGGATCATTGCATATAATGAGTTAATGAAAGAATTAAAAGCCCTTGATATTATTTAA
- a CDS encoding U6 snRNA-associated Sm-like protein LSm6 — protein MSGENKTISPMKYLRDALNAQVYVRLKDGSEFVGILKMTDSTMNLILEDSIEVKDGKQVVAKIGKILIRGSMIQYISFTPEIAAGEAIGK, from the coding sequence ATGTCTGGAGAAAATAAAACAATTAGCCCAATGAAATATTTGAGAGATGCTTTAAATGCTCAAGTTTATGTTAGGCTAAAGGATGGTAGCGAATTTGTAGGCATACTAAAAATGACAGATTCTACCATGAATCTAATATTAGAAGACTCTATAGAAGTTAAAGATGGAAAACAAGTTGTTGCAAAAATTGGAAAGATATTAATAAGGGGAAGTATGATCCAATACATAAGCTTTACGCCAGAAATCGCTGCAGGAGAAGCTATTGGCAAATAA
- a CDS encoding DUF2208 domain-containing protein, producing MSFYIEQRWKSTLLNQVYIIIYSILAAIIGVNYLLFILVIVFVIISMFLQSYLSGSPLGKNIKPQEVLQGKRLYHEPETRSIQMKDKQVMVDFQEQSRFTMYTTIGMFIGLIYFFVLFRYVPDLANFLKLYITDYRIDLFLAFLIYFEGYFAITMLNTMWAVSRIKKLPMVNVPSQYTITDKGIVIKGLVTTKGIAFPLPNETNVNLNEERRFVEIIKEGKRTITKLRFYSKNPKRLYEIIKKYGKIDQQDGQNT from the coding sequence ATGTCGTTTTACATCGAGCAAAGGTGGAAATCAACACTGTTAAATCAAGTATATATAATTATATATTCTATTTTAGCAGCAATAATAGGAGTTAATTATTTACTATTTATACTAGTTATAGTTTTTGTAATCATAAGCATGTTTTTACAAAGCTATTTAAGTGGAAGTCCTTTAGGTAAGAATATCAAACCTCAAGAAGTATTACAAGGAAAAAGATTATATCATGAGCCTGAAACAAGGAGCATACAGATGAAGGATAAACAAGTAATGGTTGACTTCCAAGAGCAATCGCGTTTTACTATGTACACAACAATAGGCATGTTTATAGGTCTAATATACTTCTTCGTTTTATTTAGGTATGTACCAGATTTAGCTAACTTCTTAAAGTTATACATAACTGATTATAGAATTGATTTGTTTTTAGCATTTTTAATTTATTTCGAAGGTTATTTTGCTATAACCATGTTAAACACAATGTGGGCTGTAAGCAGAATAAAGAAGTTGCCAATGGTTAATGTGCCATCTCAATATACAATTACAGATAAAGGAATAGTAATAAAAGGCCTGGTAACCACTAAAGGTATAGCATTTCCATTACCTAATGAAACAAATGTGAATTTAAATGAAGAAAGAAGATTTGTTGAAATCATAAAAGAAGGAAAAAGAACTATTACAAAGCTCAGATTTTATTCAAAAAACCCAAAGAGGCTTTATGAAATAATTAAAAAATATGGCAAAATTGATCAACAAGACGGACAGAATACATAA
- a CDS encoding amidohydrolase family protein, translated as MQIKAGIALINEDLEIIKDVCIEINDEGIIESIGKGSTCNNYIGNDNIIAIPQPANAHVHSADNSFPEYGIDKNLHELVSYPDGLKHKLLNSLSYNKLVSGISSFYRTAYSLGLGLVVDFREGGGIGCKASKEASKDIKDMDIIVLGRPGNDFPNNCDGLGISSPIDYDENYVIELSRKFKPSMTHIAEDEETRNNNDFEIAMKSDFNALIHGLYLRNDDFEILKNKNVYLIFCPSSNLWHGKKFPPIDLSLKYNIKFAIGTDNASWFIPDVYREAYQLLLYLRLNQIKGEEIAKEILKSLYINGYKAVGVNPKIIKEGMPSHFLLIDGYSSSIINSLNLYNSIVKRVQKGFITYRVDKNNLIKLN; from the coding sequence ATGCAAATTAAGGCAGGTATAGCTTTAATAAATGAAGATTTAGAAATAATAAAAGATGTATGCATTGAAATAAATGATGAAGGTATTATAGAATCTATCGGTAAGGGGAGTACTTGTAATAATTACATTGGAAATGATAATATAATTGCAATACCTCAACCAGCAAATGCTCATGTTCATAGCGCAGATAATAGTTTTCCAGAATATGGCATAGACAAAAATTTGCATGAATTGGTTTCTTACCCAGATGGGTTAAAACATAAATTATTAAACTCATTAAGTTATAATAAATTGGTTTCTGGAATATCTTCGTTTTATAGAACTGCCTATAGCCTAGGCCTTGGATTAGTTGTAGATTTTAGAGAAGGGGGAGGCATTGGGTGCAAAGCATCTAAAGAAGCTTCAAAGGATATTAAGGATATGGATATTATTGTATTGGGAAGACCAGGTAACGATTTTCCAAATAATTGTGACGGTTTAGGCATTTCAAGTCCAATAGATTATGATGAAAATTATGTTATTGAATTATCTAGAAAATTTAAACCGTCTATGACACATATTGCAGAAGATGAAGAAACTAGAAATAATAATGATTTTGAAATTGCTATGAAATCAGATTTTAATGCATTAATTCATGGGTTATATTTGAGAAATGATGATTTTGAAATTTTAAAAAATAAAAATGTATATTTAATTTTCTGTCCATCAAGCAATTTATGGCATGGGAAAAAATTCCCTCCCATTGATTTATCTTTAAAATATAATATAAAATTTGCAATTGGAACTGATAACGCTTCATGGTTTATACCAGATGTATATAGAGAAGCTTATCAACTTTTACTTTATTTGAGATTAAACCAAATTAAGGGGGAAGAAATTGCTAAAGAAATATTAAAATCCCTATATATAAATGGTTATAAGGCAGTTGGTGTTAATCCAAAAATTATAAAGGAAGGTATGCCTTCTCATTTCCTATTAATTGATGGATATTCATCTAGCATAATAAATTCACTAAACTTATATAATTCTATAGTTAAAAGAGTTCAAAAAGGATTCATAACATACAGAGTTGATAAAAATAACTTGATTAAATTAAATTAA
- a CDS encoding SCP2 sterol-binding domain-containing protein yields the protein MSLDEMRVSLERIYEKAKDKVPEIKSWNKAYQFVVEGEGEFYVEISNGKINIASGRHPNPIATLTAKPDVMKKIITGELDSMKAFMTRQLKITGNVLDTVNLKRVIDAGLGKD from the coding sequence ATGTCTCTAGATGAAATGAGAGTAAGTCTTGAAAGAATATATGAAAAAGCAAAAGATAAGGTACCTGAAATAAAATCATGGAACAAAGCTTATCAATTTGTAGTAGAAGGAGAGGGGGAATTTTACGTTGAAATATCAAATGGTAAAATAAATATAGCAAGTGGTAGACATCCTAATCCAATAGCTACACTAACTGCTAAACCTGACGTAATGAAGAAAATAATAACTGGAGAATTGGATTCAATGAAGGCATTTATGACAAGACAATTAAAAATAACTGGAAATGTTTTGGATACAGTTAATTTAAAAAGAGTTATAGATGCAGGTTTGGGAAAAGATTAA
- a CDS encoding thiolase domain-containing protein, with protein MGRKVAIVGIGHSKFGVRNDVNIAELAWESIKQAFESSNLEPKDIQYISVSNVGGWSGEPLPAVVVSEYAGLTGKPLHRVEAACASGSSAVFNAYNAVSSGQADIAMAIGVEKMNESPTPTVVEFIGRAGNYFWEFENFGLTFPGYYALYATAYMSKYGASEEDLCQVAIKNHYYASMNPKAQFQRKIDMPTCMNSRYIAWPLKLFDSSPITDGSAAVILASEDVAKKITDSPVWIHSIGAASGSANLSKRNDFTGLEAAQLAAKMAYKKAGLETENTAKYFDAAEVHDCFTIAEIMAYEDLGFVKRGEGYKLAKEGQTYIGGLIPVNLSGGLKAKGHPIGATGESMVVELTKQLLNKADKGRQATIKNGRAISHNVGGTGHYAYVTILGLDKPKD; from the coding sequence GTGGGAAGAAAAGTTGCTATTGTAGGAATTGGACATTCTAAATTTGGAGTTAGAAATGATGTAAATATCGCAGAACTTGCTTGGGAATCAATAAAACAGGCCTTTGAAAGTTCCAATTTAGAGCCAAAGGATATACAATACATATCAGTATCAAACGTAGGTGGTTGGAGCGGAGAGCCTTTACCTGCGGTAGTAGTTTCTGAATATGCAGGTTTAACCGGAAAGCCTTTACATAGAGTAGAGGCAGCCTGTGCAAGTGGAAGTTCTGCAGTTTTTAATGCCTATAATGCTGTTTCATCTGGACAAGCAGACATTGCAATGGCTATTGGAGTAGAAAAAATGAACGAAAGTCCCACACCTACAGTAGTTGAATTTATCGGTAGAGCTGGAAATTATTTCTGGGAATTTGAGAACTTTGGTTTAACATTCCCTGGATATTACGCATTATATGCAACAGCATATATGTCGAAATATGGAGCTAGTGAAGAGGATTTATGCCAAGTTGCTATAAAGAATCATTATTATGCTAGTATGAATCCAAAGGCGCAATTCCAAAGAAAAATTGATATGCCAACATGTATGAATAGCAGATACATTGCATGGCCATTAAAGCTCTTTGATTCATCGCCAATAACTGATGGAAGCGCTGCAGTAATTTTGGCAAGCGAAGATGTAGCAAAGAAAATCACTGATTCCCCAGTTTGGATTCATTCTATAGGTGCTGCCTCTGGAAGTGCAAACTTATCTAAAAGGAATGACTTCACCGGTTTAGAGGCTGCTCAATTAGCTGCAAAAATGGCTTATAAAAAAGCAGGATTAGAAACTGAAAATACAGCAAAATATTTTGATGCAGCTGAAGTCCATGATTGTTTTACAATTGCTGAAATAATGGCTTATGAGGACTTAGGATTTGTTAAAAGAGGTGAAGGTTATAAGCTAGCTAAAGAGGGACAGACATACATAGGGGGCCTAATACCTGTTAATCTTAGCGGTGGATTAAAAGCTAAGGGCCATCCTATAGGCGCTACTGGAGAAAGTATGGTTGTTGAATTAACAAAACAGCTATTAAACAAAGCAGATAAAGGAAGACAAGCAACGATAAAAAATGGAAGGGCAATTTCACATAATGTAGGTGGAACTGGGCATTATGCATACGTAACAATTCTAGGCTTGGATAAGCCTAAAGATTAA
- a CDS encoding Zn-ribbon domain-containing OB-fold protein: MPKSQKEEAIESLKQLEAFANNMKSSIGVPMIVDPKTNVAIWYDQRELNLKFMVSIEKTRKFFESLSEGKLLATKCVKTGEILFPPQVDCPSSPGSEVEWVELPKDGELITYTIITTKPFSFSHYNDYTVGIAKLSNGVQVLAWVRETDPKKLRIGMKVKLEITKREPEGYLTYEFVPV; the protein is encoded by the coding sequence ATGCCTAAATCTCAGAAAGAAGAAGCGATTGAATCATTAAAACAATTGGAAGCGTTTGCAAATAATATGAAGTCTAGTATTGGAGTACCAATGATAGTTGATCCAAAAACAAATGTTGCTATTTGGTATGATCAAAGAGAATTAAATCTTAAATTTATGGTAAGCATTGAAAAAACAAGAAAATTCTTCGAATCATTATCTGAAGGAAAGCTATTAGCAACAAAATGCGTAAAGACTGGAGAAATACTGTTTCCTCCTCAAGTAGATTGTCCATCGTCTCCTGGAAGTGAAGTAGAGTGGGTTGAATTACCTAAAGATGGAGAATTAATTACATACACAATTATAACAACAAAGCCCTTCAGCTTTTCTCATTATAATGATTATACCGTAGGTATAGCAAAATTATCTAATGGAGTTCAAGTATTAGCATGGGTTAGGGAAACTGATCCTAAAAAGCTTAGAATAGGAATGAAGGTAAAACTAGAAATAACGAAAAGGGAGCCTGAAGGTTATTTAACTTATGAATTTGTTCCTGTATGA
- a CDS encoding carbohydrate kinase family protein yields MSDSKTIDITSIGHALMDMRFMVEKFAEPDEEADILEQSTGPGGSAVNVSLNVRKLGGTSAIITKVGLDTFGRSIVEDLMKSKVDISGLKICFGETGFSIVIIDQQGNISIYGFKGCAEKLEPKEIDSETISKSKIIHIASLRPDTSIRAAVVAKENDTLVSWDPGRRLSLRGLKELRGLIKLVDIILLNEQECKNLTGIDNPEKCSQLLKSIGPENVIVKMGPKGLYANTNDFVGYMPAFRVKEVRDSTGSGDAFAAAYLLSLTRGIKTVDALEFAQAVAALKVTKLGANAIPTQEEALEFLKQQKKLVNDEAHTGTNS; encoded by the coding sequence ATGTCAGATTCAAAAACTATTGATATCACATCAATTGGACACGCATTGATGGATATGAGATTTATGGTAGAAAAATTTGCAGAACCTGATGAGGAGGCTGATATACTAGAACAATCTACAGGACCAGGGGGATCCGCAGTTAATGTTTCTTTAAATGTAAGAAAATTAGGAGGGACATCAGCTATAATAACAAAAGTTGGCCTAGACACATTTGGAAGATCTATAGTTGAGGATCTAATGAAATCAAAGGTGGATATATCTGGTTTAAAGATATGCTTTGGAGAAACAGGATTTTCAATAGTTATAATAGATCAACAAGGAAATATTTCTATATATGGATTTAAGGGGTGTGCTGAAAAGCTCGAGCCTAAAGAAATAGATAGTGAAACGATATCAAAGTCTAAGATTATACATATAGCAAGTTTGAGACCAGATACTTCTATTAGAGCTGCCGTAGTCGCTAAAGAAAATGATACCTTAGTCTCTTGGGATCCAGGGAGGAGGTTGAGCCTTAGAGGATTGAAAGAACTAAGAGGTTTAATAAAGTTAGTTGATATAATATTGTTAAACGAGCAGGAGTGTAAAAACTTAACAGGTATAGATAATCCAGAAAAATGCAGTCAATTATTAAAATCAATAGGACCTGAAAATGTTATTGTCAAAATGGGACCCAAAGGATTATATGCTAATACAAATGATTTTGTAGGATATATGCCTGCATTTAGAGTTAAGGAAGTTAGGGATTCAACGGGTAGTGGGGATGCATTTGCAGCAGCATATTTGCTTAGTTTAACTAGAGGGATAAAAACCGTTGATGCATTAGAATTTGCACAAGCAGTAGCTGCTCTAAAAGTTACTAAACTAGGAGCTAATGCTATACCGACTCAAGAAGAGGCATTGGAATTTCTTAAGCAACAGAAAAAATTAGTTAATGATGAAGCTCATACAGGAACAAATTCATAA
- the fba gene encoding class I fructose-bisphosphate aldolase, which yields MSKYEGTSYSNVGIKVRLSRILKNDRAVIFAFDHGLEHGPRDFMEDRYMAKTILEKVVNAGVDAMMLLPGMARLTYDIWKNKVALIIKLTGKSDIRPQDKHYLQSSLGSVEQAISLGADAVAATVYWGSDYEDEMISHWYEIKESATYYGMPVLQLAYPRGSAIKNRYDPEIVMYGARAAAETGADLIKTYYTGNKETFAKVVEMAQGLPVVMSGGAVRDKPIEFLEDVYNVIQAGGSGVAVGRNVFRSNNIEGMVRAVMKVVHENALPEEAVKELEK from the coding sequence TTGAGTAAATATGAAGGAACTAGTTATTCTAATGTTGGAATTAAAGTTAGGCTAAGCAGAATCCTTAAAAATGATAGGGCCGTTATATTTGCATTTGATCATGGTTTAGAGCATGGTCCTAGGGATTTTATGGAAGATAGATATATGGCAAAAACTATTTTAGAAAAAGTTGTTAATGCTGGAGTAGATGCAATGATGTTACTACCTGGTATGGCAAGGTTAACTTATGATATTTGGAAGAATAAAGTAGCATTAATTATAAAATTAACTGGAAAGAGCGATATAAGACCGCAGGATAAGCATTATTTACAATCTTCATTAGGTAGTGTTGAACAAGCAATATCATTAGGCGCTGATGCTGTTGCGGCAACAGTTTACTGGGGAAGCGATTATGAAGATGAAATGATTTCACATTGGTATGAAATAAAGGAATCAGCGACCTATTATGGTATGCCGGTATTGCAGCTTGCCTATCCAAGAGGATCAGCAATAAAAAACAGGTATGATCCAGAAATTGTTATGTATGGGGCAAGAGCAGCAGCTGAAACAGGTGCTGATTTGATAAAGACATATTATACTGGAAATAAAGAAACATTTGCAAAAGTTGTTGAAATGGCTCAAGGATTACCGGTAGTAATGAGTGGAGGGGCTGTTAGAGATAAGCCAATTGAATTTCTAGAAGATGTTTATAATGTAATTCAAGCTGGAGGTAGTGGGGTAGCTGTTGGAAGAAATGTGTTTAGAAGCAATAATATAGAGGGCATGGTAAGGGCAGTAATGAAAGTAGTTCATGAAAATGCCTTACCAGAAGAGGCAGTAAAAGAACTTGAAAAATGA
- a CDS encoding UbiX family flavin prenyltransferase, with amino-acid sequence MECDDISVALTGASGIKYGLRLIEVLKQSNISIKGIIYSNSSIEVAKAEEGIEKNSFINILKQYANIYDENDFNSPLASSSNISKCMVICPASMKTIGLIANGIESTLISRAALAHLRLRRPLVVAFRETPLGIAELRNLLRIAHYGGIIMPLSPGFYSNKNNIEDLINFMVGKILDSLNIPNNLYKRWD; translated from the coding sequence ATGGAATGCGATGATATTAGCGTTGCATTAACAGGAGCAAGCGGTATTAAATATGGATTAAGATTAATAGAAGTATTAAAGCAATCGAATATTAGCATAAAAGGAATTATTTATTCGAATTCTTCAATAGAAGTTGCTAAAGCCGAAGAAGGTATAGAAAAAAATAGTTTTATAAATATTTTAAAACAATATGCAAATATTTACGATGAAAATGACTTTAATTCCCCACTAGCAAGCTCTAGCAATATATCTAAGTGCATGGTTATATGCCCTGCAAGTATGAAAACAATTGGGCTAATAGCCAATGGAATTGAATCTACGTTAATCTCGAGAGCAGCTTTAGCTCATTTGAGGCTAAGAAGACCTTTAGTTGTTGCATTTAGAGAAACTCCTTTGGGCATTGCAGAATTAAGGAATTTATTAAGAATTGCTCATTATGGGGGCATAATAATGCCTTTATCACCAGGTTTTTACTCAAATAAAAACAATATAGAGGACTTGATAAACTTTATGGTAGGAAAAATTTTGGATTCTTTAAATATACCAAATAACTTATATAAGAGATGGGATTAA
- the endA gene encoding tRNA-intron lyase, giving the protein MVIRADILNGVVIIKDLNNSRKIYFLGYFGKPINAEKVKVETDITSPLILNSFEALYLMEKGVIDLFYNDKRVNDINEAKKILKINSKKERQYEIYKELRDNGLKVRSGLKYGSDFVAYRLGPGIEHAPFIIHYYDINENFDPIELVRAGRLSHSVKKDFIISSLKDNGKSLYIIFKWFKP; this is encoded by the coding sequence ATGGTAATAAGAGCTGATATATTAAATGGAGTAGTAATAATAAAGGATTTAAATAATTCAAGGAAAATATATTTTTTAGGATATTTTGGAAAACCTATAAATGCTGAAAAGGTAAAGGTGGAAACCGATATAACTTCACCTCTTATTTTGAATTCTTTTGAAGCATTGTATTTAATGGAAAAGGGGGTTATAGATTTATTTTATAATGATAAAAGAGTTAATGATATTAATGAGGCCAAAAAAATTTTAAAAATTAATTCAAAAAAAGAAAGGCAATATGAGATATATAAAGAATTGAGAGATAATGGTCTAAAAGTAAGATCAGGTCTTAAATATGGATCTGATTTTGTTGCATATCGATTAGGTCCAGGTATAGAACATGCACCTTTTATAATTCATTATTATGATATAAATGAAAATTTTGATCCCATAGAGTTAGTAAGAGCCGGTAGACTAAGTCATAGTGTTAAAAAAGATTTCATAATTTCATCGCTAAAAGACAATGGAAAATCTTTATACATAATATTTAAATGGTTTAAACCATAA